GAGTCCACGAAGTCGGCGCCGTCGACCTTGCGCGCGTAGTCGGTGAAGGAGCCCTTGAGGCAGTCGATGTACGTCAGCAGCGACAGGTCCGTGTCACCGGCCTCCCGCTCCGGGTCGGGGCGGCAGGTGTCCATCACCTCATAGCTGTGGAAGCCGTTGGCACCCTGGTCGAAGGCCGCGACGACCGGATTGTCGCTGACCAGCATGGCCATGGCGCCGGCGCCCTGGCTCGGCTCGACGTAGGTGTGCGGCACAGGACGGGCCACGTCGCTGCTGATGACCAGGGCCTTGGTCCCCTCGAAGGGGCTGGCGGCGACGACGGCGGCGGCCATCTGCAGGGCGGCGGTGCCGCTGTAGCACGCCTGCTTGGTCTCGAACAGGCGGCAGCTGCGCGACAGCCCCAGGTAGTCGTGGACGTAGGTGGCGAGCGACTTGCCGAAGTCGACCCCGGACTCGGTGCCCACGATCAGCAGCTCGATGGAGTCGCGCTCCTCGGCACTGAGGGCGTCGACGATGGGCTTGGCCGCGTTGACGGCGAAGGACACGGCGTCCTCGCAGTGCAGCGCGACGCTCTTGCGCGCCATCATCAGGTTGCCGATCCGGCTGTCGTCGAGGCCACGGGCCGCGAACAGGGCCGGAACGTCGATGTAGGTCTCACCGCAGTAGGCGTTGATGGCTTCGATGCCGACCTGTTTCATGGTCTTCTCCGTAACTACAGGAACTGCAGGGCTGCTTCAGGGCTGCTCGGGGCTGGACGCGGATCTGCGGATCACGACGGAGGCATTGATGCCGCCGAAGGCGAAGCTGTTGCTGAGGGCGGTGCGCAGCGGCCGTCGCTCGGCCGTGCGGCCGGCCAGTGGCAGGCCCGCGGCGGGGTGTTCGAGGTTCGGGTTGGGGTGGACGGCCCCGGCCCGCAGCTGTGCGATCGCCGCCACGGCCTCGACGAGCCCCGCGGCGGTGAGGCAGTGGCCGGTGAGCGGCTTGGTGGAGTTCACGCGGTACGTCGTGCGGTCGCCGAACACCTTGTGCAGCGAGGCCGCCTCGGTCTCGTCGCCGAGCACGGAGCCGGTGCCGTGGGCGTTGACGTAGTCGATCTCGTCGGGCGTGATGCCGGCCGTCGCGAGGGCCGCGCGCATGGCGGCGGCCTGCCCCTCGGCGTCGGGTTCGGTGCCGCGCCGCGCGTCGAGGCGCTGCCCGTGCCCGGTGATCTCGGCGAGCACGTCGGCGCCGCGCTCCCGGGCCGCGCCGACCGGCTCCAGGATGACGGCCGCCGCCGCCTCACCGCGGACGAATCCCTGGCGGTCGCGGTCGAACGGGCGGCACATCCGGGCGGGTTCGTCCCTGAAGCGCTCGTGGGCCATGGCGCCGGTACGGCGGAAGGACTCGGCCTCCACGGGCGACAGTTCGGCGGCCGGGGCGACGACGAGCACGCGCTCGGCCCAGCCGGCGGCGATGGTGCGGACGGCCTGCACGAGCGCGAGCGTGCCGCTGGCGGAGGCGCCGCCCAGCGTCCAGCCCTCGCCGTGGATCCCGGTCAGCTCGCTGACCGTGCCGACCACGTCCACGTCGAGGTGGGTGAGCGCGTACGAGGCGCGCAGCCGACCGGGGCTGCGGGCATGGCCGAGGACGGTCCCGGCCTGGTGGGCCAGGGCGAGGTTGCTTCCGGCGACGATCAGGGCGGTGCCGTCGGCGAGCTGGTCCCGGGTCAGCCCGCTGTCGCGGACAGCGCGCAGCGCGACGCACGCGGCGGTGCGCGCGGGCAGCGCGGCGCGGCCCGCGACCTTGCGCAGCCGTGCCGCCGTCGCGGGATCGTGCGCCAGGTGCCGCCCGGCCCAGTCGGCGAGGGCGAACCCGTCGAGCGCGGCGACGGGCAGGCTCTCGCCGTCGTCGTCCGCCGCCGGCAGGGTCACCGCGCTGCGGCCGGCGAGCAGCGCGGCGGTGAAGCCGTCGAGGTCGTCGGCGAGCGGGGTGAGCACCGAGGCGGCCGTGACGGCCACGGCGCCGGATATGTGACTCACGCGTGCGCGCTCGCGTGCTCGCGGAACACCGCGACCAGGGACCGCAGATCGTTGGCCTTGGTCAGCTCCGCGTTGGGCACCTTGATGCCCAGTTCGTCCTGGGCGGCGATCACGACGTCCATGCGGTCGATGGAGTTGGCGCCGAGGTCGCGCATGCTGTGGTCGAGGGTGATCTCGATGTCGGCGACCTCGGGCAGGACGTCGACGATCTGGGCGCGGATGACGGCGAAGATCGCTTCGTCGGTCATGGGGAGGTCCTTTCGGATGCTCGGGAGTGCGGGGTGCTCGGGAGTGCGGGGTGCTCAGGAGTGCTGGGGCAGGAGGGCGAGGGCCTGCTCGACGGTGAGCCGGTTGTCGCGTACGGCGCCGAGCAGGGCGTCCAGGTCGGCGGCGCTGATCTGCCCGGCGGCGGCGCCGGTCGTGGCCGGGGCGTTCGTCGCCGGGGCGGGTGCGGCGCCGCGGGCGGCGATGTGCGCGGCGAGGGCCGTCAGGCTCGGGTGGTCGTAGAGCACCCCGGCCTTCTCGTCGAGGCCGTACGCGTTGTTGAGGAACGCGACGAACTCGACGCCGAGGATCGAGTCGAGGCCCAGGGTGTTGAAGGTGGCGTGGACGTCGATGTCCCAGACGTCGCAGTACAGGGTCTCGGCGAGCTGCTCGCGCAGGGTCTCCAGGACGGCGGCGCCGCGGTCGTCGGCGGCGGGGGCCGCCTTCGGGGCGGGGGCCTGCGCCGGCTGCGGCCGGGCGGGCGGGGCGGGGACGGCCTGCTGGGCGGCGGGCCTGACCGGCTTGTCCCCGGCGGCCTTGGCGGCGACCTGGCGGGCGAAGGCGCTCGGCGTGGGGTGGTCGTACAGCTCGGTGGCCTTGATGTCGGTGCCGAACCGGGCGTTGACCAGCGCCACGAACTCCACGCTGAGGATCGAGTCGACGCCGAGCGTCTGGAACGTCTGCTCCGGGTCGAGGTCGGCCGGGTCCATGTAGAGCACCCCGGCGAGGACCTCACCGACCTCCTCGGCGACCCGGTCCTGATGCGCACCGTCGTGCGGTGGAGCGACCGGAGCGTGGGCCGCGGCGGCGGGGGCGGGCGCACGTACGGGAGCGGGAGCCGGAACGGGTGCGGGAGCCGGAGCCGTGTCCAGCGGCCGGAGGGAGATCTTGCGGTCACGAGTCATGGAGGACGTCTCCTGTGGAGTCGGAGTGGTCGTGTTCTTCGCGGGCACCGGCCGCGGCAGGGACGGGACAGCGGGCGTGGGCTCGGGCGCGGGCGCGGGGGCCGCTGACGGCTTCGGGCGGGAAGCGGGCGCGGCCCGGTCCTCACGGCCGAAGTCACGCAAGTGCCCGCGGTCCAGCGCCGGTTCGGCCCCGGCCGTGCCCTGGCCCTGCCGGTGCAGCCGCTCGATCTGCAGGTCGTACCAGCAGCGGACGCGTTCGAAGGGGTAGTGCGGCAGGGGCGCACGCCGTGCCTGCGCTCCCGCGGCCGACACCACGACCCGGTCGATCCGGCCGCCGTCGAGCCACACCCGTACGGGGTCGTCGGCGGTGACCTCGGTGCGTCGCCACGGCCGGGGGCGGCCCGCCGCGACCGCCGCCAGGCCGGACAGCAGTTCCGGCATCGACCCGGCCGCCACGGCAGCCCTGCGTTCCAGGTCGGCGCGGCCTGCCGCGAAGGTGTACGCGACGTCGGCGAGCGGTATCTGCGTGCCCCGCTCCCCCGCCGCGGTCAGGTCGTCGCGCAGCGCGGCGGCGTACGCCGCCAGCGCCTCGTCGGTGCGGGC
This DNA window, taken from Streptomyces sp. NBC_01445, encodes the following:
- a CDS encoding beta-ketoacyl synthase N-terminal-like domain-containing protein translates to MSHISGAVAVTAASVLTPLADDLDGFTAALLAGRSAVTLPAADDDGESLPVAALDGFALADWAGRHLAHDPATAARLRKVAGRAALPARTAACVALRAVRDSGLTRDQLADGTALIVAGSNLALAHQAGTVLGHARSPGRLRASYALTHLDVDVVGTVSELTGIHGEGWTLGGASASGTLALVQAVRTIAAGWAERVLVVAPAAELSPVEAESFRRTGAMAHERFRDEPARMCRPFDRDRQGFVRGEAAAAVILEPVGAARERGADVLAEITGHGQRLDARRGTEPDAEGQAAAMRAALATAGITPDEIDYVNAHGTGSVLGDETEAASLHKVFGDRTTYRVNSTKPLTGHCLTAAGLVEAVAAIAQLRAGAVHPNPNLEHPAAGLPLAGRTAERRPLRTALSNSFAFGGINASVVIRRSASSPEQP
- a CDS encoding phosphopantetheine-binding protein, encoding MTDEAIFAVIRAQIVDVLPEVADIEITLDHSMRDLGANSIDRMDVVIAAQDELGIKVPNAELTKANDLRSLVAVFREHASAHA
- a CDS encoding hydroxymethylglutaryl-CoA synthase family protein, with the translated sequence MKQVGIEAINAYCGETYIDVPALFAARGLDDSRIGNLMMARKSVALHCEDAVSFAVNAAKPIVDALSAEERDSIELLIVGTESGVDFGKSLATYVHDYLGLSRSCRLFETKQACYSGTAALQMAAAVVAASPFEGTKALVISSDVARPVPHTYVEPSQGAGAMAMLVSDNPVVAAFDQGANGFHSYEVMDTCRPDPEREAGDTDLSLLTYIDCLKGSFTDYARKVDGADFVDSFDLLAMHTPFPGMVKGAHRAALRKLKRGTSPQAVEDDFTTRLGPAIQYPQQVGNIYAGTVFLALASTIDNAVIDGERRVGVFSYGSGCASEFYSAVITPASQRAVRAMGIREALDARYSLSTDEYDELLAATAELKFGTQDFTFDLDRFPQITKARFDGGRRLVLRGVRDYHREYVWLGGDQ